A section of the Apodemus sylvaticus chromosome 10, mApoSyl1.1, whole genome shotgun sequence genome encodes:
- the Tmc6 gene encoding transmembrane channel-like protein 6 isoform X9, giving the protein MPSRTIGRSRGAIISQYYNRTVRLRRRSSRPLLGNVVRSARPSLRLYDLELDPTILEEDEKRSLLVKELQGLSGAQRDHMVRNMPLSLGEKRWLREKSWSPKGKQRRAHQGHRGAFSCCSRLRYSCMLALHSLGLALLSGLYAARPWRYALKQIGGQFGSSVLSYFLFLKTLLAFNALMLLPLLAFLVGVQAAFPPDPAGPVPSFSGLELFTGGGRFTHTVMYYGYYSNTTLSQSCAPREGGQCSPRLPYSMPLAYLFTVGATFFITCIVLVYSMSHSFGESYRVGSTKGIHALTVFCSWDYKVTQKRASRVQQDSICTQLKELLAEWQLRKRPRSACGRLRQVVVLGLGWLLCLGTTMGCTVAVLTFSEVMIQRSASGGQGVEMLALPLVVSVLNLVASYLFRGLATLERHESPVLEVYTAICRNLILKMAVLGVLCYHWLGRRVAALQGRCWEDFVGQELYRFMVVDFIFTLLDSLFGELVWRIISEKKLKRGQKPEFDIARNVLDLIYGQTLTWLGVLFSPLLPAVQSLRLLLLFHIKKASLMANCQAPRRPWLASHMSTVFLTLLCFPSFLGAAVFLCYAVWQVRPSSTCGPFRTLNTMYEAGTVWVRRLERAGSGASWLPWLHHLLVENTFFLFLASALLLAVIYLNIQVVKGQRKVICLLKEQIRNEGEDKIFLINKLHSVYEEGRSRPGRTQEVTEPPARPEDGGDRRNPAPPVTVIPQAETWT; this is encoded by the exons ATGCCCAGTCGCACCATTG GTCGCAGCCGTGGGGCTATCATCTCCCAGTACTACAACCGCACAGTGAGGCTTCGGCGCAGAAGCAGCCGGCCCCTGCTGGGGAATGTGGTGCGCTCTGCCCGGCCCAGCCTTCGCCTGTATGACCTGGAACTGGACCCTACAATCCTGGAGGAGGATG AGAAGCGGAGCCTGTTAGTGAAGGAGCTTCAGGGTCTGTCGGGGGCCCAGAGGGACCACATGGTCCGGAACATGCCCTTGAGTCTGGGTGAGAAGCGCTGGCTACG AGAGAAAAGTTGGAGTCCAAAAGGAAAGCAGCGGCGGGCCCACCAGGGCCACCGTGGGGCCTTCTCCTGCTGTAGCCGGCTCAGATACAGCTGCATGCTG GCTCTTCACAGCCTGGGGCTGGCACTGCTCTCAGGCCTGTACGCTGCCAGGCCGTGGCGCTACGCCCTGAAGCAGATTGGTGGTCAGTTTGGCTCCAGCGTCCTctcctacttcctcttcctcaAGACCCTGCTGGCCTTCAATGCTCTCATGCTGCTGCCTTTGCTGGCTTTCCTCGTGGGTGTGCAGGCGGCCTTCCCACCTGACCCAGCCGGCCCTGTGCCTTCCTTCTCTGGGCTGGAACTCTTCACTGGCGGG GGCCGGTTCACACACACTGTTATGTATTACGGCTACTACAGTAACACCACGCTGAGCCAGTCATGTGCCCCTCGGGAAGGTGGCCAGTGCAGTCCCAGGCTGCCCTACAGCATGCCACTGGCCTACCTCTTCACAGTGGGGGCCACCTTCTTCATCACCTGCATCGTTCTGGTGTACAG CATGTCCCACTCCTTTGGGGAGAGCTACCGGGTTGGCAGTACCAAGGGTATCCATGCCCTTACGGTCTTCTGCTCCTGGGACTACAAGGTGACCCAGAAGAGGGCTTCCCGTGTCCAGCAGGACAGCATCTGCACTCAGCTGAAG GAGCTGCTGGCTGAGTGGCAACTGCGAAAGCGCCCTCGGAGCGCGTGTGGGCGGCTGAGGCAGGTCGTCGTTCTAGGTCTGGGGTGGCTGCTGTGTCTGGGCACCACGATGGGCTGCACAGTGGCTGTCCTCACTTTCTCGGAGGTAATGATTCAG AGATCCGCCTCTGGTGGCCAAGGGGTGGAgatgctggccctgcccctggtggtcagtgttcttaacctggTTGCCTCCTACCTGTTCCGTGGTCTGGCCACTCTGGAGCGACATGAATCCCCGGTGCTGGAGGTATATACGGCCATCTGCAG GAACCTCATTCTGAAGATGGCCGTCCTGGGAGTGCTTTGCTATCACTGGCTGGGCCGCAGGGTGGCCGCTCTGCAGGGCCGCTGCTGGGAGGACTTTGTGGGCCAGGAACTGTACCGCTTCATGGTCGTGGATTTTATCTTCACGCTTTTGGACTCTCTTTTTGGCGAGTTGGTGTGGAG GATCATCTCAGAGAAGAAGCTCAAGAGGGGGCAGAAGCCTGAGTTTGACATTGCCAGGAATGTTCTGGACCTGATTTACGGACAGACCCTGACCTG GCTGGGCgtgctcttctctcctctcctgcctGCAGTGCAGAGTCTCAGGCTGCTCCTCCTTTTCCACATCAAGAAG GCAAGCCTGATGGCCAACTGCCAGGCCCCGCGCCGACCCTGGCTGGCCTCACACATGAGCACCGTCTTCCTCACCCTGCTCTGCTTCCCCTCGTTCCTGGGAGCAGCTGTTTTCCTCTGCTATGCTGTCTGGCA gGTGCGGCCCTCGAGCACATGCGGCCCCTTCCGGACGCTGAACACCATGTACGAGGCAGGCACGGTCTGGGTGCGTCGCCTGGAGCGGGCAGGTTCCGGGGCCTCCTGGCTGCCCTGGCTGCACCACTTGCTGGTGGAGaacactttcttccttttcctggcGTCGGCCCTGCTGCT GGCTGTCATCTACCTCAACATCCAGGTGGTGAAGGGACAACGGAAGGTCATCTGCCTGCTTAAGGAGCAGATCCGGAAT GAAGGAGAGGACAAGATCTTCCTGATCAACAAGCTTCACTCTGTTTACGAGGAGGGAAGGAGCAG GCCTGGCCGAACCCAGGAAGTTACTGAACCACCTGCCCGGCCTGAGGATGGAGGGGACAGAAGGAATCCTGCACCCCCAGTCACTGTGATCCCACAGGCAGAGACTTGGACCTGA